One window of the Pseudomonas knackmussii B13 genome contains the following:
- a CDS encoding ABC transporter ATP-binding protein, with amino-acid sequence MDSSQVFDIEFRNVVKRYGSVQAVNGLSFKVRRGAFHSFLGSSGCGKTTTLRMIAGFEQPSEGEVLLAGKPVAGIPAHQRPVNMVFQHYALFPHLTVAENIAYGLRYRTPRPDRAAQRRMADEALEMVRLSGFGARKPHELSGGQQQRVALARALVNKPTVLLLDEPLAALDRKLRKEMQSELLRLQREVGITFVLVTHDQEEALSMSDSISIMKDGLIIQTASPEALYETPASRYVADFIGESNLFSGTVRRLDGDRVVLGTATGLELSSPQTPTGPALAPQTEGCIAVRPELVGIAADDADLAREVRLRGCVEDRIYLGNLTEYRVRTDAFGIVCVRVPRQGGEGGDGFGHGARVQVGWNQASGLAMTL; translated from the coding sequence ATGGATTCCAGCCAGGTCTTCGACATCGAATTCCGCAACGTGGTCAAGCGCTACGGCAGCGTGCAGGCGGTCAACGGCCTGAGCTTCAAGGTGCGTCGCGGCGCCTTCCATTCCTTCCTCGGCAGCTCCGGCTGCGGCAAGACCACCACCCTGCGGATGATTGCCGGCTTCGAGCAGCCCAGCGAAGGCGAGGTGCTGCTGGCCGGCAAGCCGGTGGCCGGGATTCCCGCGCACCAGCGCCCGGTGAACATGGTGTTCCAGCACTACGCGCTGTTCCCGCACCTGACGGTGGCCGAGAACATCGCCTACGGCCTGCGCTACCGCACGCCTCGCCCGGACCGCGCCGCCCAGCGCCGCATGGCTGACGAGGCGCTGGAGATGGTGCGCCTGTCCGGCTTCGGCGCGCGCAAGCCGCACGAGCTTTCCGGCGGCCAGCAGCAACGCGTGGCGCTGGCCCGCGCGCTGGTCAACAAGCCCACCGTGCTGCTGCTCGACGAGCCCCTGGCAGCGCTGGACCGCAAGCTGCGCAAGGAGATGCAGTCCGAGCTGCTGCGCCTGCAGCGCGAGGTCGGCATCACCTTCGTGCTGGTCACCCACGACCAGGAAGAGGCGCTGTCGATGAGCGACAGCATCAGCATCATGAAGGACGGCCTGATCATCCAGACCGCCAGTCCCGAAGCCCTCTACGAGACCCCGGCGAGCCGCTACGTGGCCGACTTCATCGGCGAGTCCAACCTGTTCTCCGGCACCGTGCGCCGCCTCGATGGCGACCGCGTGGTGCTGGGCACCGCCACCGGCCTCGAACTGAGCAGCCCGCAGACGCCCACGGGCCCCGCGCTGGCGCCGCAGACCGAGGGCTGCATCGCGGTGCGCCCGGAGCTGGTCGGCATCGCCGCCGACGACGCCGACCTCGCGCGCGAAGTGCGCCTGCGCGGCTGCGTCGAGGACCGCATCTACCTGGGCAACCTCACCGAGTACCGGGTGCGCACCGACGCTTTCGGCATCGTCTGCGTGCGCGTGCCGCGCCAGGGCGGGGAGGGCGGTGACGGCTTCGGCCACGGCGCGCGCGTGCAGGTCGGCTGGAACCAGGCCAGCGGGCTGGCCATGACCCTCTGA